The genomic DNA TTTGCGTCGCACTGTTggattattaattattaaaatcatattgttaaaaaaacatCAATTGATAAAAATGTCGCATATGGTGAAAATGGAGAATGGTCAAAGTCAAACCATTCAAGAGATGTTAGGATGCATTGAACGGTAAGCTCAATACTTGCATTTGTGCAGGTGGAGATCCAAACATAACCTTAAACGCTGATTCTGCTTTCCAATTTCAATACAGGTACAACCCGGATCATCTTAAAACGCTGGAAGCTTATGTCGAAGATCAAGCTAAAAATAACACTTATGATTTGGAAGCAAATCTGGCTGTGCTCAAGCTTTATCAATTCAACCCACATATGCTTAACTTCGACATAACATACACAATATTGCTTAAGTGTTTAACAAACCTGCCGCATACAGATTTTGTTATGGCCAAATGTTTATTATTGCCACAACAAATGAAGGATGGAACCGTGCAAACCATAATTGACTTGGCCGACATATTAGAACGCACAGATTT from Bactrocera oleae isolate idBacOlea1 chromosome 3, idBacOlea1, whole genome shotgun sequence includes the following:
- the eIF3k gene encoding eukaryotic translation initiation factor 3 subunit K encodes the protein MSHMVKMENGQSQTIQEMLGCIERYNPDHLKTLEAYVEDQAKNNTYDLEANLAVLKLYQFNPHMLNFDITYTILLKCLTNLPHTDFVMAKCLLLPQQMKDGTVQTIIDLADILERTDFTLFWQRAEVNRSLFRHISGFHDSIRKFVCHVVGITFQTIRKDLLKELLGGIEESTLDQWIKKYGWKHQGNLIVIAVQDEKIKTKNITEKIEFDNLGGLMAQCL